A window of Polyodon spathula isolate WHYD16114869_AA chromosome 30, ASM1765450v1, whole genome shotgun sequence contains these coding sequences:
- the LOC121302659 gene encoding solute carrier family 35 member F2-like, translating to MLVQIHQQQLTEMETEEKQGLRGSEVLRKRMEPNEHGTFPADPETRHGNGFLDSLRKYKVKEVFTWHLFKTISMSQGLSVLICGTGISSQYLAVRYSVNTPMLQSFINYILLFCVYTSILAFRRGDDSLLQILKTKWWKYMLLGIVDVEANYMVVKAYQYTTLTSVQLLDCFVIPVLMALSWFILRTRYRVIHYVAVCICLLGVGAMVGADVLAGRDQGASTNILLGDSLVLMSAALYAVSNVCQEYTVKNLSREEFLGMIGMFGTVFSGLQLAVLEHSEIAKIIWDWQVALLFAAYALCMFALYSFMPVVIKIASATAVNLSMLTADLFSLFFGLFLFHYKFSGLYILAFAMIIAGFVLYYSMPTYTQEPAPQGTAIDGLDNPVSESEDDTRQETAIQFPSGEDAAETTRSQ from the exons ATGCTAGTTCAAATACACCAGCAACAACTGACAGAGATGGAGACGGAGGAAAAACAGGGTTTACGCGGCTCAG AGGTGCTTCGGAAGAGAATGGAGCCCAATGAACACGGGACGTTCCCAGCAGATCCCGAAACCAGGCATGGAAATGGTTTCCTTGATTCGTTACGGAAATATAAAGTAAAAGAAGTTTTCACATG GCATCTTTTCAAGACGATATCCATGAGTCAAGGGTTATCAGTGTTAATCTGTGGGACTGGGATCTCCAGCCAGTATTTGGCAGTCCGTTATTCTGTGAATACACCAATGTTGCAGAGCTTCATCAACTATATTTTGCTGTTCTGTGTTTATACGTCAATACTGGCTTTCAGAAGGG GGGATGACAGTCTTTTGCAAATTCTGAAGACAAAGTGGTGGAAGTATATGCTGCTGGGGATTGTTGATGTCGAAGCTAATTACATGGTGGTGAAGGCTTACCAATACACAACACTGACAAGTGTTCAG CTGCTAGATTGCTTTGTGATCCCGGTGTTGATGGCACTGTCATGGTTTATCCTTCGCACTCGATACAGGGTAATCCACTATGTCGCAGTGTGCATCTGTCTGCTTGGAGTTGGTGCGATGGTTGGCGCAGACGTGCTGGCTGGAAGAGATCAGGGTGCCA GCACGAACATCTTGCTGGGGGACAGTCTTGTTCTGATGAGTGCTGCTCTGTATGCTGTGTCTAATGTGTGTCAGGAGTACACGGTGAAGAACCTGAGCAGAGAGGAGTTCTTAGGAATGATCGGCATGTTTGGGACTGTCTTCAGTGGTCTACAATT AGCCGTACTGGAACACAGTGAAATCGCCAAAATAATTTGGGATTGGCAAGTTG cACTGCTGTTTGCTGCGTATGCCCTCTGCATGTTTGCGCTGTACAGTTTCATGCCAGTGGTTATTAAAATTGCCAGTGCGACTGCAGTCAACCTGTCCATGCTGACCGCTGACCTCTTCAGCCTGTTCTTTGGGCTCTTTCTCTTCCACTACAAG TTCTCAGGGTTGTATATCCTGGCCTTCGCTATGATCATCGctgggtttgttttgtattactccATGCCAACATACACCCAGGAACCTGCACCTCAGGGGACTGCCATAGATGGACTGGACAACCCTGTCTCAGAGAGTGAGGATGACACCAGACAGGAAACGGCTATACAGTTCCCCTCAGGAGAGGACGCTGCAGAGACAACGCGGTCACAGTGA
- the LOC121302882 gene encoding ras-related protein Rab-39B-like: protein MEAIWIYQFRLIIIGDSTVGKSCLLRRFTEGKFADFSDPTVGVDFFARLVEIEPGKRIKLQLWDTAGQERFRSITRSYYRNSVGGLLVFDLTNRRSFQQVKNWLDEAKMHVQPFQIVLMLVGHKCDLGLQRQVTREEAEKLALACGMKYIEASAKDAVNVEESFTILTRDIYELVKRGEINIQENWEGVKSGFIPNVVHSSEEAVKPGRRCPC, encoded by the exons ATGGAAGCAATTTGGATATACCAGTTCAGGCTGATAATTATTGGGGACTCGACAGTAGGGAAGTCTTGTTTGCTGCGTCGCTTTACTGAAGGGAAATTTGCAGATTTCTCTGACCCCACGGTCGGTGTGGATTTTTTTGCCCGGCTGGTAGAGATTGAACCAGGGAAACGAATCAAACTACAGCTCTGGGATACCGCGGGCCAGGAGAGATTCAG GTCGATAACACGCTCCTACTACCGTAACTCAGTCGGTGGGCTGTTGGTGTTTGACCTAACCAACCGCAGGTCCTTCCAGCAAGTAAAGAATTGGTTAGATGAAGCCAAGATGCACGTGCAACCTTTCCAAATCGTGCTCATGTTAGTAGGGCACAAATGTGACCTTGGTCTCCAGCGTCAAGTGACGAGGGAAGAAGCTGAAAAGCTGGCCTTGGCCTGTGGCATGAAATACATTGAGGCTTCCGCCAAAGACGCCGTCAATGTAGAGGAGTCTTTCACCATTCTCACCAGAGATATTTATGAGCTGGTGAAGAGAGGCGAGATAAATATACAAGAAAACTGGGAGGGAGTGAAGAGTGGCTTCATTCCAAATGTTGTCCATTCTTCCGAAGAGGCTGTGAAACCTGGAAGGCGATGCCCTTGTTAA